A genomic stretch from Gopherus flavomarginatus isolate rGopFla2 chromosome 3, rGopFla2.mat.asm, whole genome shotgun sequence includes:
- the LOC127047048 gene encoding rho-related BTB domain-containing protein 2-like isoform X1, with protein MDIDLDYERPNVETIKCVVVGDNAVGKTRLICARACNATLTQYQLLATHVPTVWAIDQYRVCQEVLERSRDVVDEVSVSLRLWDTFGDHHKDRRFAYGRSDVVVLCFSLANPNSLRHVKTMWYPEIKHFCPRTPIVLVGCQLDLRYADLEAVNRARRPLAKPIRPTDILPPERGHEVAKDLGVPYYETSVVAQFGVKDVFDNAIRAALISRRHLQFWKSHLKKMQRPLLQAPFLPPKPPPPVIHIPDPTTSGGQGPAALFCTPLCADVVFQLQGGHSVFAHRVYLATSCSKFYDLFTLAGLASQAREPCGVERRAAKEPAARTKSLEMEKTLLGDGAQAPLRTSQSDGSLRLVQGEGQQLSGAGGQELSGWGRGFVSMQLGLVQDPVTQQERQMMVVYMDCLIQPGPFRAVLEYLYTGHLDQGRADLMQVATIAELLEVFDLRMMVANVLNKESFMNQEITKAFHVRRANRIKECLGKGVFADVVFLVDDGSVPAHKPLLIAGCDWMVAMFCGNFRESYASEVSLPGTKCACLHAVLEFLYTGHFVPTPDLDAMELLVLTNRLCLPRLQALTVCCGRAAPSLRAAGGDRRAGDHLPGDDSVPQCPAAGSMVPALHLHQLQQRLPPLPQGDEVHGAREQGALRAAPLAARLVPEGGGSVPALEEGAGLGGAAAAEAAHPQQVVLLAPLAPRLLSPACALLRAGGAARQAGPG; from the exons ATGGATATTGATCTGGACTATGAGAGACCCAATGTCGAGACCATTAAATGTGTGGTTGTCGGGGATAACGCCGTGGGCAAGACACGCCTCATCTGTGCCAGGGCCTGCAATGCCACCCTCACCCAGTACCAGCTGCTGGCCACCCATGTGCCGACCGTCTGGGCCATCGACCAGTACCGCGTGTGCCAGGAG GTGCTGGAGCGCTCCCGGGACGTGGTGGACGAAGTCAGTGTGTCTCTGCGGCTCTGGGACACCTTTGGGGACCACCACAAGGACAGGCGCTTTGCCTACGGCAG GTCAGATGTCGTGGTTCTCTGCTTCTCCCTGGCGAACCCCAACTCCCTGCGCCATGTGAAGACCATGTGGTACCCGGAAATCAAACACTTCTGCCCACGGACACCCATCGTGCTGGTAGGGTGCCAGCTGGACCTACGCTATGCTGACCTGGAGGCAGTTAACCGTGCTCGGCGCCCGCTGGCCAA GCCCATCAGACCCACGGACATCCTGCCACCCGAGCGGGGCCACGAGGTGGCCAAGGACCTGGGAGTGCCGTACTACGAGACCAGCGTGGTGGCGCAGTTTGGCGTCAAGGATGTCTTCGACAATGCCATCCGTGCCGCCCTCATCTCCCGCCGCCACCTGCAGTTCTGGAAGTCCCACCTGAAGAAGATGCAGAGGCCCTTGCTGCAGgcacccttcctgccccccaagccaCCCCCGCCTGTCATCCACATCCCAGACCCCACCACCAGCGGTGGCCAGGGCCCTGctgccctcttctgcacccccctCTGTGCTGATGTGGTCTTCCAGCTGCAGGGGGGACACAGTGTCTTCGCCCATCGtgtctacctggccacgtccTGCTCCAAGTTCTACGACCTCTTCACTCTGGCAGGCTTGGCGAGCCAGGCCCGGGAGCCCTGTGGTGTGGAGCGACGGGCGGCGAAGGAGCCGGCTGCCAGGACTAAGAGCCTGGAGATGGAGAAGACCCTCCTGGGTGATGGGGCCCAGGCCCCTCTCAGGACTTCGCAGAGTGACGGTTCCCTGCGGCTGGTGCAGGGCGAGGGCCAGCAGCTCTCAGGGGCCGGGGGCCAGGAGCTGTCGGGCTGGGGACGGGGCTTTGTCAGCATGCAGCTGGGGTTGGTTCAGGACCCCGTGACCCAGCAGGAGAGGCAGATGATGGTGGTGTACATGGACTGCCTGATCCAGCCGGGGCCCTTCCGCGCGGTGCTGGAATATCTGTACACGGGCCACCTGGACCAGGGCCGCGCAGACCTCATGCAGGTGGCCACCATCGCCGAGCTGCTGGAGGTCTTCGACCTGCGCATGATGGTGGCCAATGTGCTGAACAAGGAGAGTTTCATGAACCAAGAAATCACCAAAGCCTTCCATGTGCGCCGTGCCAACCGCATCAAGGAGTGCCTGGGCAAGGGCGTCTTTGCGG ACGTTGTGTTCCTGGTGGACGATGGGTCGGTGCCGGCCCACAAGCCGCTGCTCATCGCAGGCTGTGACTGGATGGTGGCCATGTTCTGTGGCAACTTTCGGGAGAGCTACGCCTCTGAg gtctccctgcctggcaccaaGTGCGCCTGCCTGCACGCTGTCCTGGAGTTCCTCTACACCGGGCATTTCGTCCCCACTCCCGACCTGGACGCCATGGAACTCCTGGTCTTAACCAACCGCCTGTGTCTGCCCCGGCTGCAGGCGCTCACAG TATGCTGTGGACGAGCTGCTCCGAGCCTACGTGCAGCAGGTGGAGATCGACGAGCAGGTGATCATCTACCTGGAGATGACTCAG TTCCACAATGCCCAGCAGCTGGCAGCATGGTGCCTGCACTACATCTGCACCAACTACAACAGCGTCtgccgccgcttccccagggagATGAAGTACATGGCGCCAG AGAACAAGGCGCACTTCGAGCGGCACCGCTGGCCGCCCGTCTGGTAcctgaaggaggaggatctgtaCCTGCGctcgaagaaggagcgggacttggAGGAGCAGCTGCTGCGGAAGCAGCACACCCGCAGCAAGTGGTGCTTCTGGCGCCCCTCGCCCCACGTCTCCTGAGCCCTGCTTGTGCCTTGCTgagggcaggaggggctgccAGGCAGGCCGGGCCAGGGTAG
- the LOC127047048 gene encoding rho-related BTB domain-containing protein 2-like isoform X2: protein MDIDLDYERPNVETIKCVVVGDNAVGKTRLICARACNATLTQYQLLATHVPTVWAIDQYRVCQEVLERSRDVVDEVSVSLRLWDTFGDHHKDRRFAYGRSDVVVLCFSLANPNSLRHVKTMWYPEIKHFCPRTPIVLVGCQLDLRYADLEAVNRARRPLAKPIRPTDILPPERGHEVAKDLGVPYYETSVVAQFGVKDVFDNAIRAALISRRHLQFWKSHLKKMQRPLLQAPFLPPKPPPPVIHIPDPTTSGGQGPAALFCTPLCADVVFQLQGGHSVFAHRVYLATSCSKFYDLFTLAGLASQAREPCGVERRAAKEPAARTKSLEMEKTLLGDGAQAPLRTSQSDGSLRLVQGEGQQLSGAGGQELSGWGRGFVSMQLGLVQDPVTQQERQMMVVYMDCLIQPGPFRAVLEYLYTGHLDQGRADLMQVATIAELLEVFDLRMMVANVLNKESFMNQEITKAFHVRRANRIKECLGKGVFADVVFLVDDGSVPAHKPLLIAGCDWMVAMFCGNFRESYASEVSLPGTKCACLHAVLEFLYTGHFVPTPDLDAMELLVLTNRLCLPRLQALTEQYAVDELLRAYVQQVEIDEQVIIYLEMTQFHNAQQLAAWCLHYICTNYNSVCRRFPREMKYMAPENKAHFERHRWPPVWYLKEEDLYLRSKKERDLEEQLLRKQHTRSKWCFWRPSPHVS, encoded by the exons ATGGATATTGATCTGGACTATGAGAGACCCAATGTCGAGACCATTAAATGTGTGGTTGTCGGGGATAACGCCGTGGGCAAGACACGCCTCATCTGTGCCAGGGCCTGCAATGCCACCCTCACCCAGTACCAGCTGCTGGCCACCCATGTGCCGACCGTCTGGGCCATCGACCAGTACCGCGTGTGCCAGGAG GTGCTGGAGCGCTCCCGGGACGTGGTGGACGAAGTCAGTGTGTCTCTGCGGCTCTGGGACACCTTTGGGGACCACCACAAGGACAGGCGCTTTGCCTACGGCAG GTCAGATGTCGTGGTTCTCTGCTTCTCCCTGGCGAACCCCAACTCCCTGCGCCATGTGAAGACCATGTGGTACCCGGAAATCAAACACTTCTGCCCACGGACACCCATCGTGCTGGTAGGGTGCCAGCTGGACCTACGCTATGCTGACCTGGAGGCAGTTAACCGTGCTCGGCGCCCGCTGGCCAA GCCCATCAGACCCACGGACATCCTGCCACCCGAGCGGGGCCACGAGGTGGCCAAGGACCTGGGAGTGCCGTACTACGAGACCAGCGTGGTGGCGCAGTTTGGCGTCAAGGATGTCTTCGACAATGCCATCCGTGCCGCCCTCATCTCCCGCCGCCACCTGCAGTTCTGGAAGTCCCACCTGAAGAAGATGCAGAGGCCCTTGCTGCAGgcacccttcctgccccccaagccaCCCCCGCCTGTCATCCACATCCCAGACCCCACCACCAGCGGTGGCCAGGGCCCTGctgccctcttctgcacccccctCTGTGCTGATGTGGTCTTCCAGCTGCAGGGGGGACACAGTGTCTTCGCCCATCGtgtctacctggccacgtccTGCTCCAAGTTCTACGACCTCTTCACTCTGGCAGGCTTGGCGAGCCAGGCCCGGGAGCCCTGTGGTGTGGAGCGACGGGCGGCGAAGGAGCCGGCTGCCAGGACTAAGAGCCTGGAGATGGAGAAGACCCTCCTGGGTGATGGGGCCCAGGCCCCTCTCAGGACTTCGCAGAGTGACGGTTCCCTGCGGCTGGTGCAGGGCGAGGGCCAGCAGCTCTCAGGGGCCGGGGGCCAGGAGCTGTCGGGCTGGGGACGGGGCTTTGTCAGCATGCAGCTGGGGTTGGTTCAGGACCCCGTGACCCAGCAGGAGAGGCAGATGATGGTGGTGTACATGGACTGCCTGATCCAGCCGGGGCCCTTCCGCGCGGTGCTGGAATATCTGTACACGGGCCACCTGGACCAGGGCCGCGCAGACCTCATGCAGGTGGCCACCATCGCCGAGCTGCTGGAGGTCTTCGACCTGCGCATGATGGTGGCCAATGTGCTGAACAAGGAGAGTTTCATGAACCAAGAAATCACCAAAGCCTTCCATGTGCGCCGTGCCAACCGCATCAAGGAGTGCCTGGGCAAGGGCGTCTTTGCGG ACGTTGTGTTCCTGGTGGACGATGGGTCGGTGCCGGCCCACAAGCCGCTGCTCATCGCAGGCTGTGACTGGATGGTGGCCATGTTCTGTGGCAACTTTCGGGAGAGCTACGCCTCTGAg gtctccctgcctggcaccaaGTGCGCCTGCCTGCACGCTGTCCTGGAGTTCCTCTACACCGGGCATTTCGTCCCCACTCCCGACCTGGACGCCATGGAACTCCTGGTCTTAACCAACCGCCTGTGTCTGCCCCGGCTGCAGGCGCTCACAG AGCAGTATGCTGTGGACGAGCTGCTCCGAGCCTACGTGCAGCAGGTGGAGATCGACGAGCAGGTGATCATCTACCTGGAGATGACTCAG TTCCACAATGCCCAGCAGCTGGCAGCATGGTGCCTGCACTACATCTGCACCAACTACAACAGCGTCtgccgccgcttccccagggagATGAAGTACATGGCGCCAG AGAACAAGGCGCACTTCGAGCGGCACCGCTGGCCGCCCGTCTGGTAcctgaaggaggaggatctgtaCCTGCGctcgaagaaggagcgggacttggAGGAGCAGCTGCTGCGGAAGCAGCACACCCGCAGCAAGTGGTGCTTCTGGCGCCCCTCGCCCCACGTCTCCTGA
- the LOC127047048 gene encoding rho-related BTB domain-containing protein 2-like isoform X3, whose translation MDIDLDYERPNVETIKCVVVGDNAVGKTRLICARACNATLTQYQLLATHVPTVWAIDQYRVCQEVLERSRDVVDEVSVSLRLWDTFGDHHKDRRFAYGRSDVVVLCFSLANPNSLRHVKTMWYPEIKHFCPRTPIVLVGCQLDLRYADLEAVNRARRPLAKPIRPTDILPPERGHEVAKDLGVPYYETSVVAQFGVKDVFDNAIRAALISRRHLQFWKSHLKKMQRPLLQAPFLPPKPPPPVIHIPDPTTSGGQGPAALFCTPLCADVVFQLQGGHSVFAHRVYLATSCSKFYDLFTLAGLASQAREPCGVERRAAKEPAARTKSLEMEKTLLGDGAQAPLRTSQSDGSLRLVQGEGQQLSGAGGQELSGWGRGFVSMQLGLVQDPVTQQERQMMVVYMDCLIQPGPFRAVLEYLYTGHLDQGRADLMQVATIAELLEVFDLRMMVANVLNKESFMNQEITKAFHVRRANRIKECLGKGVFADVVFLVDDGSVPAHKPLLIAGCDWMVAMFCGNFRESYASEVSLPGTKCACLHAVLEFLYTGHFVPTPDLDAMELLVLTNRLCLPRLQALTVCCGRAAPSLRAAGGDRRAGDHLPGDDSGLL comes from the exons ATGGATATTGATCTGGACTATGAGAGACCCAATGTCGAGACCATTAAATGTGTGGTTGTCGGGGATAACGCCGTGGGCAAGACACGCCTCATCTGTGCCAGGGCCTGCAATGCCACCCTCACCCAGTACCAGCTGCTGGCCACCCATGTGCCGACCGTCTGGGCCATCGACCAGTACCGCGTGTGCCAGGAG GTGCTGGAGCGCTCCCGGGACGTGGTGGACGAAGTCAGTGTGTCTCTGCGGCTCTGGGACACCTTTGGGGACCACCACAAGGACAGGCGCTTTGCCTACGGCAG GTCAGATGTCGTGGTTCTCTGCTTCTCCCTGGCGAACCCCAACTCCCTGCGCCATGTGAAGACCATGTGGTACCCGGAAATCAAACACTTCTGCCCACGGACACCCATCGTGCTGGTAGGGTGCCAGCTGGACCTACGCTATGCTGACCTGGAGGCAGTTAACCGTGCTCGGCGCCCGCTGGCCAA GCCCATCAGACCCACGGACATCCTGCCACCCGAGCGGGGCCACGAGGTGGCCAAGGACCTGGGAGTGCCGTACTACGAGACCAGCGTGGTGGCGCAGTTTGGCGTCAAGGATGTCTTCGACAATGCCATCCGTGCCGCCCTCATCTCCCGCCGCCACCTGCAGTTCTGGAAGTCCCACCTGAAGAAGATGCAGAGGCCCTTGCTGCAGgcacccttcctgccccccaagccaCCCCCGCCTGTCATCCACATCCCAGACCCCACCACCAGCGGTGGCCAGGGCCCTGctgccctcttctgcacccccctCTGTGCTGATGTGGTCTTCCAGCTGCAGGGGGGACACAGTGTCTTCGCCCATCGtgtctacctggccacgtccTGCTCCAAGTTCTACGACCTCTTCACTCTGGCAGGCTTGGCGAGCCAGGCCCGGGAGCCCTGTGGTGTGGAGCGACGGGCGGCGAAGGAGCCGGCTGCCAGGACTAAGAGCCTGGAGATGGAGAAGACCCTCCTGGGTGATGGGGCCCAGGCCCCTCTCAGGACTTCGCAGAGTGACGGTTCCCTGCGGCTGGTGCAGGGCGAGGGCCAGCAGCTCTCAGGGGCCGGGGGCCAGGAGCTGTCGGGCTGGGGACGGGGCTTTGTCAGCATGCAGCTGGGGTTGGTTCAGGACCCCGTGACCCAGCAGGAGAGGCAGATGATGGTGGTGTACATGGACTGCCTGATCCAGCCGGGGCCCTTCCGCGCGGTGCTGGAATATCTGTACACGGGCCACCTGGACCAGGGCCGCGCAGACCTCATGCAGGTGGCCACCATCGCCGAGCTGCTGGAGGTCTTCGACCTGCGCATGATGGTGGCCAATGTGCTGAACAAGGAGAGTTTCATGAACCAAGAAATCACCAAAGCCTTCCATGTGCGCCGTGCCAACCGCATCAAGGAGTGCCTGGGCAAGGGCGTCTTTGCGG ACGTTGTGTTCCTGGTGGACGATGGGTCGGTGCCGGCCCACAAGCCGCTGCTCATCGCAGGCTGTGACTGGATGGTGGCCATGTTCTGTGGCAACTTTCGGGAGAGCTACGCCTCTGAg gtctccctgcctggcaccaaGTGCGCCTGCCTGCACGCTGTCCTGGAGTTCCTCTACACCGGGCATTTCGTCCCCACTCCCGACCTGGACGCCATGGAACTCCTGGTCTTAACCAACCGCCTGTGTCTGCCCCGGCTGCAGGCGCTCACAG TATGCTGTGGACGAGCTGCTCCGAGCCTACGTGCAGCAGGTGGAGATCGACGAGCAGGTGATCATCTACCTGGAGATGACTCAG GTCTGCTGTGA